A DNA window from Micromonospora sp. NBC_01739 contains the following coding sequences:
- a CDS encoding phosphopantetheine-binding protein yields the protein MADVMVADAATKIRGYLRENMTAFQDVELDDEENIFERGYFTSLFAMQLLHYVESTFDIEVPDDYIILRNFSSVRRLADMVGELKASAGE from the coding sequence ATGGCAGACGTGATGGTGGCGGATGCTGCGACGAAGATCCGGGGATACCTGCGGGAAAACATGACCGCGTTCCAGGACGTCGAGTTGGACGACGAGGAGAACATCTTCGAGCGTGGTTACTTCACGTCGTTGTTCGCCATGCAACTCCTGCACTACGTGGAGTCCACATTCGACATCGAGGTCCCGGACGACTACATCATCCTGCGCAACTTCAGTTCGGTCCGCCGTCTCGCGGACATGGTCGGTGAACTGAAGGCTTCGGCTGGTGAGTGA
- a CDS encoding HAD-IIIC family phosphatase: MHCLAEQRSPGGLRSMKMVKCVVWDLDDTLWHGTLSAGADLVLRDGVVNVIKTLDARGVLQSVASKNNHDDAVRKLEEFGLAKYFLYPQINWNSKSSSVAAIREKLNIGIDTIMFVDDQPFERDEVAFVHPDVETVDSAELGTMLSMPRLSPTVVTEDAARRRQMYLEDQARSEAELAYQGASDEFLSGLDMIFTISRAKDGDLLRLAELTERTNQLNSTGIQYSYQQLEELMDSPDHDLWVCELTDRYGSYGKIGVALVEKQDDRWTVNLLLMSCRTVSKGVGTVLLSFLLHRAAENGKRFFARFRRTDRNRQMLVTYQLANFRVVWREGNDYLYENDLAVRQEYPGYIEVKIDA; the protein is encoded by the coding sequence ATGCACTGCCTCGCCGAGCAGCGATCCCCTGGAGGACTCCGATCTATGAAGATGGTGAAGTGCGTCGTCTGGGACCTCGACGACACGTTGTGGCACGGCACCCTGTCGGCCGGCGCCGACCTCGTCCTCCGCGACGGCGTGGTCAACGTGATCAAGACCTTGGATGCCCGCGGCGTCCTCCAGTCGGTGGCCAGCAAGAACAACCACGATGACGCGGTGCGCAAGCTCGAAGAGTTCGGCCTCGCCAAGTACTTCCTCTACCCGCAGATCAACTGGAACAGCAAGTCCAGTTCCGTCGCGGCGATCCGGGAGAAGCTGAACATCGGCATCGACACGATCATGTTCGTGGACGACCAGCCGTTCGAGCGCGACGAGGTCGCCTTCGTCCACCCGGACGTCGAGACGGTCGACTCGGCGGAACTGGGCACGATGCTCTCGATGCCGCGCCTGTCGCCCACGGTGGTGACCGAGGACGCCGCCCGACGCCGGCAGATGTACCTGGAGGATCAAGCACGCAGCGAGGCGGAGCTCGCCTACCAGGGCGCCTCGGACGAGTTCCTCAGCGGGCTCGACATGATCTTCACGATCTCCCGGGCGAAGGACGGCGACCTGCTGCGGCTCGCCGAGCTGACCGAGCGCACCAACCAGCTCAACTCCACTGGCATCCAGTACTCGTACCAGCAGCTCGAAGAGCTTATGGACAGTCCCGACCACGACCTCTGGGTGTGTGAGCTGACCGACCGCTACGGCTCGTACGGCAAGATCGGCGTGGCGTTGGTGGAGAAGCAGGACGACCGCTGGACGGTCAACCTCCTGCTGATGTCGTGTCGGACGGTGTCCAAGGGCGTGGGCACGGTCCTGCTGTCCTTCTTGTTGCACCGGGCCGCCGAGAACGGCAAGCGCTTCTTCGCCCGCTTCCGCCGTACCGACCGGAACCGCCAGATGTTGGTGACCTACCAGTTGGCGAACTTCCGTGTGGTGTGGCGCGAGGGCAACGACTACCTGTACGAGAACGATCTAGCAGTCCGCCAGGAATACCCCGGATACATTGAGGTCAAGATCGATGCGTGA
- a CDS encoding 3-hydroxyacyl-CoA dehydrogenase family protein, whose translation MATVGVVGAGVMGKDVAITCAANGYDVILSDHDPDVLAAAPRDLRKLVRKFRMMSPAAAGWKTDEILGRIRCGADLGELAGVDWIVENIVEDLAAKEQLYLALRDICGESVRIAVNTSCISITKLAACTPRPPNVVGIHFMNPVPLLECAEVVRGYHTSDDTIKQAEEFVRSLGKRSIVVNDMPGFVSNRLSHLFMNEAAFLVHDGVAEPEQVDAIFKLGYGHKMGPLETADLIGLDTVVNSLNVLYEEFQDSKFRCCPTLKKMVAAGLLGRKSGQGFYTYAGR comes from the coding sequence ATGGCGACAGTAGGGGTCGTCGGCGCGGGTGTGATGGGCAAGGATGTGGCCATCACGTGCGCGGCCAACGGTTACGACGTGATCTTGTCCGATCATGATCCCGACGTGCTGGCCGCCGCGCCCCGCGATCTCCGTAAGCTCGTCCGGAAGTTCCGGATGATGTCCCCGGCCGCAGCCGGGTGGAAGACCGACGAGATCCTCGGCCGCATCCGCTGCGGCGCCGACCTCGGCGAACTCGCCGGGGTCGACTGGATCGTCGAGAACATCGTCGAGGACCTGGCCGCGAAGGAGCAGCTTTACCTCGCTCTCCGTGACATCTGCGGCGAGAGCGTGCGGATCGCGGTCAACACGAGCTGCATCTCCATCACCAAGCTCGCCGCCTGCACCCCACGACCCCCGAACGTCGTCGGCATCCACTTCATGAACCCGGTTCCGCTGCTGGAGTGCGCGGAGGTCGTCCGCGGCTACCACACGTCCGACGACACGATCAAGCAGGCCGAGGAGTTCGTCCGGTCGCTGGGCAAACGGTCCATCGTGGTCAACGACATGCCCGGCTTCGTGTCCAACCGGTTGTCGCACCTGTTCATGAACGAGGCAGCCTTCCTGGTGCACGACGGCGTCGCCGAGCCGGAGCAGGTCGACGCCATCTTCAAACTCGGGTACGGGCACAAGATGGGGCCACTGGAGACCGCCGACCTCATCGGCCTGGACACGGTGGTCAACTCTTTGAACGTGCTCTACGAGGAGTTCCAGGACAGCAAGTTCCGCTGCTGCCCGACGCTGAAGAAGATGGTTGCCGCGGGCCTGCTGGGGCGCAAGAGCGGCCAGGGGTTCTACACCTACGCGGGCCGCTGA